A genomic window from Pungitius pungitius chromosome 12, fPunPun2.1, whole genome shotgun sequence includes:
- the si:dkey-89b17.4 gene encoding zinc finger protein 646 isoform X1 — protein sequence MAMHDMSRAKGFPCKECDMVCPSTPSLLEHMKAHYQQEENGRFECEQCGRIYKHAASLANHKKSHEVGSFQCPVCTRTLPNAVALKNHLRIHTLSPSSAHAEEESEEVPEEAGHDERDYSLAQDLSDGFGRPHLNNSSVGHGVLPSHETEDHGKKGSPESDDAWDRPFKCDQCDRTYRHHGSLVNHKKCHQQGTFKCSVCFKQFSNLAALNSHERTHSKFKTPGATMVSGVGNSLHGSERGGTQSSQSDDTASCFCHLCQIALPNKTDFQEHILLHNAASPSLGLPRSFPGIMPHNLSAVRAPVYPPALGDPLPLPPLPSDKRGPYDPIMGPPVNNPIYTCAYCGAGHPDLDTLKVHYLTHDPHPGSHGQDNSLLNSDTLSSGSQGSVSSPSGGRVPQANSPEDGDRRFKCGECGKSYRHAGSLVNHKRCHQTGHYQCTICCKQYPHLAALHSHLRSHKGRGANQSINNDSNDWLSPEPLTLDSQQSYVQEGSGATTPISLPGNLGDSAHFVPDGGHSSGLDSLEFHDRFDGGSLSQSNSAHRQADRHVCADCGEMYGDVSGIKSHMCPRRGQQPQQSTMSNGFMGGMNYHGSGGTALPTGSSSSLKEGSGHRQYSQGGGKRMSSNDKDDEDDGEVYQCSVCGNHYASLRALRSHLRSHANNPTGPGPSSLEQEWRMICSTCGQSFSRKQDLLNHQLVHGPQRQDGQQQQGIAGGSTNGNDKMDGRNHICVDCGMFFADRHHLITHLCPGKNRASSLSKQALNGAKGMSGGDGVSGAGGAGGSRDVGSDGRRPMVDQSDKPHKCDQCGRGYRHPCSLLNHKKSHKTGVFRCLVCQKRYYNLLALKNHQRTHFDLKRHKCEECGKAFKIQKQLINHLRLHEEHRAKGLVRTGTNGSRFQQPGPSQMQSMRGESSKSQAMGAKYSHQGFKKPYSSAGTSRPQKFDPSETGRRPFACEECGKTYRHAGSLANHKNLHKIGEYHCNVCNSTYPNRLAMKNHLRLHFAQKKHNCQECGKGFRTQRQLATHTTAGLCKGPQGPGVQMDFECDGCCEGFTTADELAAHDCPAQHLPSSSSTNTSANISLERSSVDLDSDERPYACDLCSCAYKHASSLLNHKHTHKTGNFRCNFCDKPYTNYMALRNHMRIHTQRKKHICHTCGKAFRLARFLRNHQKVHEEGATPFGCPTCGKSFQGRSGLARHRCGDNQVGMEVRRKATAPPGEGDECRYTCDQCGRSYRHASSLLNHKNTHTVGIYHCAVCLKTYSNLLALKNHRRIHSETRRHRCHDCGKAFRVSSQLYNHRRVHQKQRELTCRSCQRAFPTQASFRLHMEISHGQPPQPRQPRPQQPRPGGSQELGWGSGLDLTLMQEQGLNPSATGRARSRGGRGEALKPHVCDQCGRSYRHASSLLNHKNSHKTGTYFCNSCQKEFPNLMSLKNHRRIHTEPKRYQCPDCGKSFRVSTQLVCHRRIHTKEKPFSCQQCDKRFSSRSNLRHHMKVHWSGSSAPPPRAMGTPNFLGMPGGAFI from the exons ATGGCAATGCATGATATGAGTCGAGCCAAGGGTTTCCCCTGTAAAGAGTGTGATATGGTTTGTCCGAGTACTCCAAGTCTCCTAGAACACATGAAAGCACATTACCAGCAGGAAGAGAACGGGCGCTTTGAGTGTGAACAGTGTGGTAGAATCTACAAGCACGCAGCCAGCCTCGCCAACCATAAGAAGTCTCACGAGGTGGGTTCCTTCCAGTGCCCCGTCTGCACCCGCACGCTGCCCAACGCCGTGGCCCTAAAGAACCACCTGCGTATCCACACGCTTTCCCCCAGCAGCGCACacgcagaggaggagagcgaggaggtgCCTGAGGAGGCAGGCCACGACGAGAGGGATTACAGCCTCGCCCAGGACCTCTCCGACGGCTTCGGGCGCCCTCACCTGAACAACAGCAGCGTGGGACACGGCGTCCTGCCCAGCCACGAGACAGAAGACCACGGGAAGAAAGGCTCCCCCGAATCCGACGACGCCTGGGATCGACCCTTCAAGTGTGACCAGTGCGACCGGACCTACCGGCACCACGGCAGCCTGGTGAACCATAAGAAGTGTCACCAACAGGGAACCTTCAAGTGCTCCGTGTGTTTCAAGCAGTTCAGCAACCTGGCGGCCTTAAACAGCCACGAGAGAACTCACTCCAAGTTCAAGACCCCCGGTGCGACCATGGTGAGCGGCGTCGGGAACAGCCTCCACGGGTCGGAGCGCGGCGGAACGCAGTCGTCACAGAGCGATGACACAGCCTCTTGTTTCTGTCACCTCTGCCAGATTGCGCTGCCCAACAAGACAGACTTTCAGGAGCACATCCTGCTGCACAACGCGGCCTCGCCCTCGCTCGGCCTGCCGCGCAGCTTCCCGGGCATCATGCCCCACAACTTGAGCGCAGTACGAGCGCCGGTGTACCCCCCCGCCCTGGGCGACCCTCTGCCGCTGCCACCGCTGCCCAGTGACAAGAGAGGCCCCTACGACCCCATCATGGGCCCCCCGGTCAACAACCCCATCTACACCTGCGCGTATTGTGGCGCAGGACACCCGGATCTGGACACCCTTAAGGTCCACTATCTGACTCACGACCCCCACCCTGGCTCCCACGGCCAGGACAACTCGCTGCTCAATTCGGACACGCTGAGCTCCGGCTCACAGGGCTCTGTGTCCTCGCCCTCTGGGGGCCGCGTGCCCCAGGCCAACTCGCCGGAGGACGGAGATCGTCGCTTCAAGTGCGGCGAGTGTGGCAAAAGCTACCGGCACGCAGGGAGCCTGGTCAACCACAAGCGCTGCCACCAGACGGGACACTACCAGTGCACCATCTGCTGCAAGCAGTACCCCCACCTGGCTGCACTGCACAGCCACCTGCGCAGCCACAAAGGGCGCGGCGCCAACCAGTCCATCAACAACGACAGCAACGACTGGCTGTCCCCGGAGCCGCTGACCCTGGACTCCCAGCAGAGCTACGTACAAGAGGGCAGTGGGGCGACCACTCCCATCTCCCTGCCAGGGAACCTGGGGGACTCCGCCCACTTTGTACCCGACGGCGGCCACAGCAGCGGCCTGGACTCTCTGGAGTTCCACGACCGCTTTGACGGCGGCTCGCTCTCCCAGAGCAACTCTGCCCACCGCCAGGCCGACCGCCACGTGTGCGCCGACTGCGGCGAGATGTATGGAGACGTGTCCGGCATCAAGTCGCACATGTGCCCCCGCCGCGgccagcagccgcagcagagcACCATGTCCAACGGCTTCATGGGTGGCATGAACTATCACGGCTCCGGTGGAACCGCGCTGCCCACTGGGAGCTCCAGCAGCCTAAAAGAAGGCAGTGGCCATCGACAGTACTCCCAGGGCGGGGGCAAGAGGATGAGCAGCAACGACAAGGACGACGAAGACGACGGGGAGGTTTACCAGTGCTCTGTGTGCGGCAACCACTACGCCAGCCTCAGGGCCCTCAGAAGCCACCTGCGCAGCCACGCCAACAACCCCACAGGGCCGGGGCCTTCCAGCCTGGAGCAGGAGTGGAGGATGATCTGCTCCACCTGCGGCCAGAGCTTCTCCAGGAAGCAGGACCTCCTGAACCACCAGCTGGTCCACGGGCCCCAAAGGCAGGAcggccagcagcagcaaggCATCGCAGGAGGCTCGACTAATGGCAACGACAAGATGGACGGACGCAACCACATCTGTGTGGACTGCGGCATGTTCTTTGCCGACCGGCACCACCTGATCACCCACCTGTGCCCGGGTAAGAATCGGGCCAGCTCTCTGAGCAAGCAGGCCCTGAATGGAGCCAAAGGAATGTCCGGAGGAGACGGTGTGAGCGGGGCGGGGGGAGCCGGGGGGAGCCGTGACGTTGGCAGTGACGGACGCAGGCCTATGGTCGACCAAAGCGACAAGCCCCACAAGTGTGACCAGTGTGGGCGGGGCTACAGACACCCATGCTCACTCCTTAACCACAAGAAGTCACACAAGACCGGTGTGTTCCGCTGTCTTGTCTGTCAGAAGCGTTACTACAACCTGCTGGCTCTCAAGAACCACCAGAGGACCCACTTCGATCTCAAGAG GCACAAGTGTGAAGAATGTGGCAAAGCATTCAAGATCCAAAAGCAGCTGATAAACCACCTGCGCCTCCACGAGGAGCACCGGGCCAAAGGTCTGGTACGGACCGGTACCAACGGCTCCCGCTTCCAGCAGCCCGGGCCGTCCCAAATGCAGAGCATGAGGGGGGAGTCCTCTAAGAGCCAGGCCATGGGCGCAAAGTACAGCCACCAGGGCTTCAAGAAGCCCTACTCCTCGGCTGGGACCTCCAGGCCACAGAAGTTCGACCCGTCAGAGACCGGGCGACGGCCCTTCGCCTGCGAGGAATGCGGCAAGACATATCGGCACGCCGGCAGCCTGGCCAACCACAAGAACCTTCACAAAATCGGGGAGTACCACTGCAATGTCTGCAACTCCACGTACCCCAACCGGCTGGCCATGAAAAACCACCTGCGCCTCCACTTCGCCCAGAAGAAGCACAACTGCCAGGAGTGCGGCAAGGGCTTCCGCACCCAGCGGCAGCTGGCCACCCACACCACGGCAGGCCTGTGCAAAGGGCCTCAGGGCCCCGGGGTCCAGATGGACTTTGAGTGCGACGGCTGTTGCGAGGGCTTCACCACGGCAGACGAGCTGGCGGCCCACGACTGCCCCGCCCAGCAcctgccctcctcctcatcaaccAACACCTCGGCCAACATCAGCTTGGAGAGGAGCTCTGTGGACCTGGACTCGGACGAGAGGCCCTATGCCTGCGACCTGTGCAGCTGCGCCTACAAGCACGCCAGCTCCCTGCTCAAccacaagcacacgcacaagACCGGCAACTTCCGCTGCAACTTCTGTGACAAGCCGTACACCAACTACATGGCGCTGCGCAACCACATGCGCATCCACACCCAGCGGAAGAAGCACATCTGCCACACGTGCGGCAAGGCCTTTCGGCTGGCCCGTTTCCTCCGGAACCACCAGAAGGTCCACGAGGAGGGTGCCACCCCCTTCGGCTGCCCCACCTGCGGGAAGAGCTTCCAAGGCCGCTCGGGTCTGGCCCGGCACCGATGCGGGGACAACCAGGTAGGCATGGAAGTGAGGAGGAAGGCCACGGCACCCCCGGGAGAGGGCGACGAGTGTCGGTACAC ATGTGACCAGTGCGGCCGGTCCTACCGCCACGCCAGCTCCCTCCTCAACCACAAGAACACCCACACCGTCGGCATCTACCACTGCGCCGTGTGCCTCAAGACCTACTCCAATCTGCTCGCCCTGAAGAACCACCGCCGCATCCACTCAGAGACGCGGCGCCACCGTTGCCACGACTGCGGCAAGGCCTTCCGTGTGTCCTCGCAGCTCTACAACCACCGCCGCGTCCACCAGAAGCAGCGGGAGCTGACCTGCCGGTCCTGCCAGCGAGCCTTCCCCACTCAGGCCAGCTTCCGGCTCCACATGGAGATCAGCCACGGCCAGCCGCCTCAGCCCCGCCAGCCCAGACCCCAGCAGCCCCGGCCTGGGGGCTCCCAGGAGCTGGGCTGGGGGTCCGGCCTGGACCTCACCCTGATGCAGGAGCAAGGACTCAACCCGAGCGCCACGGGGAGGGCCCGAAGCCGGGGGGGCCGCGGCGAGGCCCTCAAGCCCCACGTGTGCGACCAGTGCGGTCGGTCCTACCGCCACGCCAGCTCGCTGCTCAACCACAAGAACAGCCACAAGACCGGGACCTATTTCTGCAACTCCTGCCAGAAGGAGTTCCCCAACCTCATGTCCCTCAAGAACCACCGGCGGATCCACACTGAGCCCAAACGCTACCAGTGCCCCGACTGCGGCAAGTCCTTCCGGGTCTCCACCCAGCTGGTGTGCCACCGCCGCATCCACACCAAAGAGAAGCCCTTCTCCTGCCAGCAGTGCGACAAGCGCTTCTCTTCCCGGTCCAACCTGAGGCACCACATGAAGGTGCACTGGAGCGGCTCCTCAGCACCCCCCCCAAGGGCCATGGGCACACCTAACTTCCTGGGTATGCCCGGCGGTGCCTTCATATAA